The Saccharomonospora glauca K62 genome has a segment encoding these proteins:
- a CDS encoding adenylate/guanylate cyclase domain-containing protein, with protein sequence MSTDHFTLFQEALRSTDRPTKVILFADLAGSTEMKGRSGEVGWLPTIGKFLDITTEATTKHGGEVVKYLGDGTLAAFDGENAAEAICSAIHIQEELREVNSQGVVNDCLATVGIATGRVVEYKAPGGGIDYVGSVVDLAARLCSAAAPQAIWVDSATVASANMNKVSSKMGRVHDYSPDDYLSEEWRVELKGFTKPVKYREVIWHGKPFGATNALVDEISERTTAQTNHQTPPRPDVREGVVRKWDPEQGRGFISTLSDGDYYLDRRHVVGGEDLIEGRSVRFVPRPPFKDGGRPVASCAIQEGQHVRATFQRVLAHKGYGFVDIRDALGNQQSLFLYLGDDAAGHRPGDVVTVEASRNHRGISARIADELQTTGGVDDAR encoded by the coding sequence ATGTCCACCGACCACTTCACGCTCTTCCAGGAGGCCCTGAGGAGCACCGACCGCCCCACCAAGGTCATCCTGTTCGCCGATCTCGCCGGATCGACGGAAATGAAAGGCCGCTCGGGAGAGGTCGGTTGGCTTCCCACCATCGGGAAATTCCTGGACATCACCACGGAAGCCACCACCAAGCACGGGGGAGAGGTGGTCAAGTACCTCGGTGACGGTACCCTGGCCGCCTTCGACGGGGAAAACGCAGCGGAAGCGATCTGCTCCGCCATTCACATCCAGGAGGAGCTGCGTGAGGTAAACTCCCAAGGAGTTGTCAACGACTGTCTCGCCACCGTCGGAATCGCTACCGGACGAGTCGTCGAATACAAAGCCCCCGGAGGGGGAATCGACTACGTCGGCTCCGTGGTCGACCTCGCCGCACGACTCTGTTCCGCCGCCGCACCCCAAGCCATCTGGGTGGACAGCGCCACCGTCGCGTCCGCGAACATGAACAAGGTCTCCTCCAAGATGGGGCGCGTCCACGACTACTCCCCGGACGACTACCTGTCCGAGGAATGGCGTGTCGAGCTCAAGGGATTCACCAAACCGGTCAAGTACCGGGAGGTCATCTGGCACGGAAAGCCGTTCGGGGCCACCAACGCGCTCGTCGACGAGATCAGCGAGCGCACCACGGCGCAGACCAACCACCAAACACCCCCGCGCCCGGACGTCCGCGAAGGAGTGGTCAGGAAATGGGACCCCGAGCAGGGGAGGGGATTCATCTCCACGCTCTCGGACGGTGACTACTACCTCGACCGCCGCCACGTCGTCGGCGGCGAAGACCTCATCGAAGGGCGTTCGGTCAGGTTCGTTCCACGGCCGCCGTTCAAAGACGGCGGACGCCCCGTCGCCAGCTGTGCCATTCAGGAAGGGCAGCACGTCCGCGCGACCTTCCAACGCGTCCTCGCGCACAAGGGATACGGATTCGTCGACATCCGGGACGCACTGGGCAACCAGCAGAGCCTCTTCCTCTACCTCGGCGACGACGCGGCCGGCCACCGCCCCGGAGACGTGGTGACGGTGGAGGCAAGCCGTAATCACAGGGGAATCTCCGCCCGAATCGCCGACGAGCTCCAGACCACGGGCGGTGTGGATGACGCTCGATGA
- a CDS encoding Pycsar system effector family protein, translating to MTLDESHLSRDIESALSEVRTELGRTDQKAATLLALFSAIAAGLVAGFAGKSGLSSLWNGVEWLAWTGIVLLAASLTHLLISVRPSGTSRSRGSSSYFAGYARYADNPEELREHLVTMTAEDERRRQLVALSVLVTRKYRLIARAVDLLGGSLVLIGAAVLLDMLHQQ from the coding sequence ATGACGCTCGATGAGTCCCACCTGTCCCGCGACATCGAATCGGCGCTGTCGGAAGTACGCACCGAGCTGGGACGCACGGACCAGAAAGCGGCGACCCTGCTCGCGCTGTTCTCCGCCATCGCTGCCGGTCTCGTCGCCGGCTTCGCCGGAAAGTCGGGACTGTCGTCCCTGTGGAACGGCGTGGAATGGCTGGCCTGGACGGGGATCGTCCTGCTGGCAGCCAGCCTCACCCACCTGCTGATCAGCGTGCGACCGAGCGGGACCTCCCGCTCACGGGGCAGCAGCAGCTACTTCGCGGGCTATGCGCGCTACGCCGACAACCCGGAGGAACTGCGGGAACACCTGGTCACCATGACCGCCGAGGACGAACGGCGTCGTCAACTCGTCGCCTTGTCCGTCCTCGTCACCCGCAAGTACCGGCTCATCGCACGGGCAGTCGACCTACTCGGCGGCTCACTGGTACTGATCGGCGCAGCCGTACTGCTCGACATGCTGCATCAGCAGTGA
- a CDS encoding glycerophosphodiester phosphodiesterase, with the protein MTIAHPYLAAPPPRAFAHRGWHLDELAGMENSLSAFRRAVDEGYRYVETDVHATADGTVVVHHDPTLDRTTDRTGVILEQPWAVVRHAKIGGREPVSRLEDVLEELPNAFFNVDVKSDAAVEPFVRVLRRQKAFDRVAAAAFSEARLARLRKLAGPRLVTSLGPRSAALLRADGWLPFLRLGSFSRGVLAQVPVRRGPVTVVDKAFIAAAHRLGVEVHTWTINDKERMCSLLDLGVHGIVTDRPDLLREVLIERGSWPST; encoded by the coding sequence ATGACGATCGCGCACCCTTATCTGGCGGCTCCTCCCCCGCGTGCTTTCGCTCATCGGGGCTGGCATTTGGACGAGTTGGCGGGGATGGAGAACTCGCTGTCGGCGTTTCGGCGCGCCGTGGACGAGGGCTATCGCTATGTCGAGACGGACGTGCACGCCACCGCCGACGGCACGGTGGTGGTCCATCACGATCCGACTCTCGACCGCACCACCGACCGCACCGGGGTGATCCTGGAGCAGCCGTGGGCCGTGGTGCGGCACGCGAAGATCGGTGGCCGGGAGCCGGTGTCGCGTTTGGAGGACGTGTTGGAGGAGTTGCCGAACGCGTTCTTCAACGTCGACGTCAAGTCGGACGCGGCGGTGGAGCCGTTCGTGCGGGTGTTGCGGCGGCAGAAGGCGTTCGACCGGGTGGCGGCGGCGGCGTTCTCGGAGGCGCGGCTGGCGCGGCTGCGCAAGTTGGCGGGGCCTCGGCTGGTGACGTCGCTGGGGCCGCGGTCGGCGGCGTTGTTGCGGGCGGACGGGTGGTTGCCGTTTCTGCGGCTCGGGTCGTTCAGCCGGGGTGTGTTGGCGCAGGTGCCGGTGCGGCGGGGCCCGGTGACGGTGGTCGACAAGGCGTTCATCGCGGCGGCGCATCGGCTGGGTGTCGAGGTGCACACCTGGACGATCAACGACAAGGAGCGGATGTGTTCGCTGCTCGATCTGGGCGTGCACGGCATCGTGACCGATCGGCCGGACCTGCTGCGGGAGGTGCTGATCGAGCGCGGGAGCTGGCCGTCGACGTGA
- a CDS encoding MFS transporter, whose product MESSTRSRPRRAWLFSLLMVTFAIGTDDFVVAGALPAISRDLAVSEGTTGQLVTVFSLAYAFSAPVMAVLTSRVPPRRLLGLGLTLFAALNFATALATSFEILLVLRIVTAVVAGTLSPAAFAIAGQRAEPGYAGRAIGVVAAGLTVSLAVGVPIGTWLSTRWGWHATFVAVGVFTVGALVTVAATLPRFEPVSEAGIGDRLRALRSPAILACAVTTTIGACAGLMPYIYVAPISEALTARPELLTVFIATIGVAGALGAAVGGHIADGWGPDRGMIATFGTALVVVLVWVGLHATVAPVPPVVIMGSLAVWGVAAWSNNAPMNARTLALAGPVGTEAMALNTSGLYVGMACGSAIGGLVLDRFGVTGTLLAAIGIGVCGVAAMVISVRRWPTGRPARGKAGKKARV is encoded by the coding sequence ATGGAATCCAGCACTCGATCCCGACCACGGCGTGCGTGGCTGTTCTCGCTGCTGATGGTCACCTTCGCCATCGGGACCGACGACTTCGTCGTCGCCGGCGCCCTTCCCGCGATCAGCCGAGATCTGGCCGTCAGCGAGGGCACCACCGGACAACTGGTGACGGTGTTCTCCCTGGCCTACGCCTTCTCGGCGCCCGTGATGGCCGTCCTGACCAGCCGCGTCCCGCCGCGTCGACTCCTCGGCCTCGGCCTGACGCTCTTCGCCGCGTTGAACTTCGCGACCGCGCTCGCCACGTCCTTCGAGATCCTGCTGGTGCTGCGGATCGTGACCGCGGTCGTCGCCGGCACGTTGAGCCCCGCGGCGTTCGCGATCGCGGGTCAGCGCGCCGAACCGGGGTATGCGGGGCGGGCGATCGGCGTGGTCGCGGCGGGGCTGACGGTGTCGCTGGCGGTGGGGGTGCCCATCGGCACCTGGTTGAGCACGCGGTGGGGATGGCATGCGACGTTCGTCGCCGTTGGGGTGTTCACCGTGGGCGCGCTGGTCACGGTGGCGGCCACGCTGCCGAGGTTCGAACCGGTGTCCGAGGCCGGGATCGGTGACCGGCTGCGGGCGTTGCGGTCCCCGGCCATCCTGGCGTGTGCCGTGACCACCACGATCGGGGCGTGTGCCGGGCTGATGCCCTACATCTACGTCGCTCCCATCAGCGAGGCCCTGACGGCGCGTCCGGAGCTGTTGACCGTGTTCATCGCGACGATCGGGGTCGCCGGCGCCCTCGGCGCGGCGGTGGGTGGTCACATCGCCGACGGGTGGGGGCCGGATCGCGGCATGATCGCCACCTTCGGCACCGCGTTGGTCGTCGTGCTGGTGTGGGTCGGGCTTCATGCCACGGTGGCGCCCGTTCCGCCGGTCGTGATCATGGGGTCGCTGGCCGTCTGGGGTGTGGCGGCGTGGAGCAACAACGCGCCGATGAACGCCCGCACCCTCGCGCTCGCCGGTCCGGTCGGCACCGAGGCGATGGCCCTCAACACCAGTGGTCTCTACGTCGGGATGGCCTGTGGTTCCGCGATCGGTGGTCTGGTGCTCGACCGGTTCGGGGTCACGGGCACGCTCCTGGCCGCGATCGGTATCGGGGTCTGTGGGGTGGCCGCGATGGTGATCAGTGTGAGGCGCTGGCCCACGGGGCGGCCCGCGCGCGGGAAAGCCGGAAAGAAGGCTCGCGTGTGA
- a CDS encoding MerR family transcriptional regulator, protein MRIGELARRCGVTVRAIRYYESLGLLTSRRGPNGYRIFDESAVSRVRNIRMLLDSGLDGASIAVVGHCLEDDLNGSEPCAAAVELYEQRLAAVDERVRRLTAVREQLARRVTELRGNTRKVRADA, encoded by the coding sequence ATGAGGATCGGGGAACTGGCGCGCCGGTGCGGGGTGACCGTGCGCGCGATCCGGTACTACGAGTCCCTGGGACTGCTGACGTCCCGTCGGGGACCGAACGGCTACCGCATCTTCGACGAATCCGCCGTCTCGCGCGTCCGCAACATCCGCATGCTGCTCGACTCCGGGCTGGACGGGGCCAGCATCGCCGTGGTCGGACACTGTCTGGAGGACGACCTGAACGGCTCCGAACCCTGCGCGGCCGCCGTCGAACTGTACGAACAACGACTCGCCGCGGTGGACGAGCGCGTACGCCGCCTGACGGCGGTCCGGGAACAACTCGCGCGCCGGGTGACCGAGCTGCGCGGAAACACCCGTAAGGTCCGGGCCGACGCTTGA
- a CDS encoding tyrosine-type recombinase/integrase, with amino-acid sequence MAKPERLSDVTVRDATLEYLEILERRVIRSQLSAATLTSYRRDLTEFTTLLGPDTQLDSIEADDLEIALTKLAKAPDRRYRVGLKIAEDGSTPPGRGPYSLARWFAAVRGLFRWAADKGYVRVDPTLKVTPPRTPNRVAGSRVGLRLDEALVLRGAPVVRASERLRADQRLSLRDAAILRLLVESGPRVSELCGANRSDIRLHEETRTPVLHVRGKGRKDRDLPLSKPTVELIERYLAEERPAPPRPKSAHDPAERRRIADAEGALFVSIRGWRLSPRDVQRMVQRYSREFLGRRATPHSLRHTALTILARAGVDIATVAQIAGHASLSTTSVYMDDSMSAAAEAIEESPLAQP; translated from the coding sequence GTGGCGAAACCGGAACGGCTGTCCGACGTCACGGTCCGTGACGCGACATTGGAGTACCTGGAGATCCTCGAACGGCGCGTGATCCGCTCGCAACTCAGCGCCGCGACGTTGACGTCCTATCGTCGCGACCTCACCGAGTTCACCACTCTCCTGGGCCCGGACACCCAGCTGGACTCCATCGAGGCCGACGACCTGGAGATCGCGCTGACCAAGCTGGCCAAGGCACCCGACCGGCGTTACCGCGTGGGATTGAAGATCGCCGAGGACGGCTCCACTCCCCCGGGCCGGGGCCCGTACTCGCTGGCGCGGTGGTTCGCGGCCGTGCGGGGGTTGTTCCGGTGGGCCGCCGACAAGGGCTACGTGCGGGTGGACCCGACGTTGAAGGTCACCCCTCCCCGTACGCCGAACCGGGTGGCGGGGTCGCGGGTCGGGCTCCGGCTCGACGAGGCGCTGGTGTTGCGCGGGGCGCCCGTGGTACGGGCGTCCGAGCGGTTGCGAGCCGACCAGCGGTTGAGTCTGCGGGACGCGGCCATTCTGCGGTTGCTGGTCGAGTCGGGGCCTCGGGTGTCGGAGCTGTGCGGTGCGAATCGAAGTGACATTCGGTTGCACGAGGAGACGCGCACGCCGGTGCTGCACGTACGGGGCAAGGGACGCAAGGACCGGGATCTGCCGCTGTCGAAACCCACGGTGGAGTTGATCGAGCGGTATCTGGCCGAGGAGCGCCCCGCTCCCCCGCGGCCGAAGTCGGCGCACGATCCGGCGGAGCGTCGTCGTATCGCCGACGCGGAGGGGGCGTTGTTCGTGTCGATTCGGGGCTGGCGGCTGTCGCCGAGGGACGTGCAGCGCATGGTGCAGCGGTACTCGCGGGAGTTTCTGGGGCGGCGGGCGACGCCGCACTCGTTGCGGCACACGGCGTTGACGATCCTGGCGCGCGCGGGGGTGGACATCGCGACGGTGGCGCAGATCGCCGGGCATGCGAGTTTGTCGACGACGTCGGTGTACATGGACGACTCGATGAGCGCGGCGGCGGAGGCGATCGAGGAGTCTCCCCTGGCTCAGCCGTGA
- a CDS encoding zinc ribbon domain-containing protein: MVTYSYRCRECGDFDVRAPMGRATARCSCPRCGASAARRFTVPLVRRGDPAVWRAVESAERSAERPEVVSGPPPGPGAVRVSRDPRHARLPRP, translated from the coding sequence ATGGTGACCTACTCGTATCGGTGTCGGGAGTGCGGGGACTTCGACGTGCGGGCTCCGATGGGTCGGGCCACAGCTCGGTGTTCGTGTCCTCGGTGTGGGGCGTCGGCCGCGCGCCGGTTCACCGTTCCGTTGGTGCGTCGTGGTGATCCCGCCGTGTGGCGGGCGGTGGAGAGCGCTGAGCGGAGTGCGGAGCGGCCCGAGGTGGTGTCGGGTCCTCCTCCGGGGCCGGGGGCGGTGCGGGTGAGTCGGGACCCGCGTCATGCGCGGTTGCCTCGGCCGTGA
- the fmdA gene encoding formamidase, whose amino-acid sequence MPEVKFRVDQSRRFAEQEVRGHNRWHPDIPAAVSVRPGEEFRVECREWFDGTIHNDDSANDVRDCDLSMVHQLSGPIAVEGAEPGDLLLVDILDIGPVPQERGPVAGQGWGYTGIFARQNGGGFLTDHFPDAYKAVWDFHGQTATSRHLPGVSFVGIAHPGLMGTAPSAEMLARWNRREGDLIATNPSAVPPLALPPEPHNALLGSLSGEEFDRVAAEAARTAPPRENGGNQDIKNLSRGSRIFYPVFVPGAKLSLGDLHFSQGDGEITFCGAIEMGGYIDLHVDVIKGGMETYGLETPVFIPGRVEPRYSEYLAFSGLSVTESGEQRYLDSQLAYKRACLHAIDYLTTFGYTREQAYLILGAAPIEGRLSGVVDIPNSCATVYLPVEIFDFDPRPSSQAPRKVDRGQCAVSS is encoded by the coding sequence ATGCCTGAAGTGAAGTTCCGTGTCGATCAGTCGCGTCGTTTCGCCGAGCAGGAGGTGCGGGGGCACAACCGGTGGCATCCGGACATTCCGGCGGCCGTGTCGGTGCGGCCGGGTGAGGAGTTTCGGGTGGAGTGCCGGGAGTGGTTCGACGGCACGATCCACAATGACGACTCGGCGAACGACGTGCGGGATTGTGACCTTTCGATGGTGCACCAGTTGTCGGGTCCGATCGCGGTGGAGGGTGCCGAGCCCGGTGACTTGCTGCTGGTGGACATCCTCGACATCGGGCCGGTGCCGCAGGAGCGGGGCCCGGTGGCGGGTCAGGGTTGGGGGTACACGGGGATTTTCGCGCGGCAGAACGGGGGTGGGTTTTTGACGGACCACTTCCCCGACGCGTACAAGGCGGTGTGGGATTTCCACGGTCAGACGGCGACGTCGCGGCATCTGCCGGGGGTGTCGTTCGTGGGGATCGCGCATCCGGGGTTGATGGGGACGGCGCCGTCGGCGGAGATGTTGGCGCGCTGGAACCGACGTGAGGGGGATCTGATCGCGACGAACCCGTCGGCGGTGCCGCCGTTGGCGTTGCCTCCGGAGCCGCACAACGCGTTGCTGGGGTCGTTGTCGGGTGAGGAGTTCGATCGGGTGGCGGCGGAGGCGGCGCGGACTGCTCCGCCTCGGGAGAACGGCGGGAACCAGGACATCAAGAATTTGTCGCGGGGGTCGCGGATCTTCTATCCGGTGTTCGTGCCGGGGGCGAAGTTGTCGCTGGGTGATCTGCATTTCAGTCAGGGCGACGGCGAGATCACGTTCTGCGGGGCGATCGAGATGGGCGGCTACATCGATCTGCACGTGGATGTGATCAAGGGTGGGATGGAGACGTACGGGTTGGAGACCCCGGTGTTCATCCCCGGTCGGGTGGAGCCGCGGTACTCGGAGTATCTGGCGTTTTCGGGGTTGTCGGTGACGGAGTCCGGTGAGCAGCGGTATCTGGACTCGCAGTTGGCGTACAAGCGGGCGTGTCTGCATGCGATCGACTACCTGACCACGTTCGGGTACACGCGGGAGCAGGCGTACCTGATCCTGGGTGCGGCGCCGATCGAGGGCAGGTTGTCGGGGGTGGTGGACATCCCGAACTCGTGTGCGACGGTGTACCTCCCGGTGGAGATCTTCGACTTCGATCCGCGGCCGTCGTCGCAGGCGCCGAGGAAGGTGGATCGGGGTCAGTGCGCGGTGAGTAGCTGA
- a CDS encoding glycoside hydrolase family 28 protein, with protein sequence MAVPLVRLLAAAVTVAALVTVVPPEPAHAATVSAPAATEPGWELADEIREAITPPRIPPRRVTITAHGADPTGRRDSTDAIAAAITAAARKGGGKVVVPPGEYRTGAIHLRSNIELHVSRGATLRFSQDPADYLPMVHTRWEGIELYNYSPFVYAYGVHDVAITGEGVLDGQADPEHWWPWKTEPDGHGGVVETEHRNALHAMAEQGVPVAQRRFADSKLRPNFVQFYRSSTILVSGVTLTNSPMWMIHPVLSENVLVDGVTLDSPDGPNSDGVNPESSRNVVIRNSRFNNGDDCIAVKSGRNADGRRIGVPSENIVIHDNRMFAGHGGVVIGSEMSGDVRNVFAERNVMNSPHLDRALRIKTNSVRGGTVEGVYFRDNDVPAVADAVIRINFHYEEGDVGDFTPTVRGIHIDNVHSVGGEFALYLRGYERSPITDITIRDSTFSEATTPMLLEHVRGLTFDNVTINGVSYDGTIDHGPRSHHRTPPALHQ encoded by the coding sequence ATGGCCGTTCCGCTTGTCCGCCTCCTCGCCGCCGCCGTCACCGTGGCGGCCCTCGTCACCGTCGTCCCACCCGAGCCCGCGCACGCCGCCACCGTCTCCGCCCCGGCCGCCACTGAGCCGGGATGGGAGCTGGCCGACGAGATCCGCGAAGCCATCACACCACCCCGCATCCCGCCGCGCCGAGTCACCATCACCGCCCACGGCGCCGACCCCACCGGGCGCCGCGACAGCACCGATGCCATCGCCGCCGCGATCACCGCCGCCGCACGCAAGGGCGGCGGTAAGGTCGTCGTCCCACCGGGGGAGTACCGCACCGGCGCCATCCACCTGCGCAGCAACATCGAACTGCACGTCAGCCGCGGCGCCACCCTGCGCTTCAGCCAAGACCCGGCCGACTACCTGCCCATGGTCCACACCCGCTGGGAAGGCATCGAGCTCTACAACTACTCGCCGTTCGTCTACGCCTACGGCGTCCACGACGTCGCCATCACCGGGGAGGGCGTGCTCGACGGCCAAGCCGACCCCGAGCACTGGTGGCCGTGGAAGACCGAACCCGACGGCCACGGCGGTGTCGTCGAGACCGAACACCGCAACGCCCTGCACGCCATGGCCGAACAAGGCGTACCCGTGGCACAGCGACGCTTCGCCGACAGCAAACTGCGACCCAACTTCGTCCAGTTCTACCGCAGCTCCACCATCCTGGTCTCCGGCGTCACCCTCACCAACTCACCGATGTGGATGATTCACCCCGTGCTGTCGGAGAACGTCCTCGTCGACGGGGTCACCCTCGACAGCCCCGACGGCCCCAACAGCGACGGGGTCAACCCCGAGTCCAGCCGCAACGTCGTCATCCGCAACTCCCGCTTCAACAACGGCGACGACTGCATCGCCGTCAAGTCGGGCCGCAACGCCGACGGCCGCCGCATCGGCGTGCCCAGCGAGAACATCGTCATCCACGACAACCGCATGTTCGCCGGTCACGGCGGCGTGGTCATCGGCAGCGAGATGTCGGGCGACGTCCGCAACGTCTTCGCCGAACGCAACGTCATGAACAGCCCCCACCTCGACCGGGCCCTCCGCATCAAGACCAACTCCGTCCGCGGCGGCACCGTCGAAGGCGTCTACTTCCGCGACAACGACGTCCCGGCCGTGGCCGACGCCGTCATCCGCATCAACTTCCACTACGAAGAAGGCGACGTCGGGGACTTCACCCCCACCGTGCGCGGCATCCACATCGACAACGTCCACAGTGTCGGCGGCGAATTCGCCCTCTACCTGCGCGGCTACGAACGCTCACCGATCACCGACATCACCATCCGCGACTCGACGTTCTCCGAGGCCACCACCCCCATGCTGCTGGAACACGTCCGCGGGTTGACCTTCGACAACGTCACGATCAACGGAGTCTCCTACGACGGGACCATCGACCACGGCCCGAGGAGCCATCACCGAACCCCACCCGCACTACACCAGTAG
- the pepN gene encoding aminopeptidase N — translation MPAPNLTREQARQRADLLEVSSYDIELDLTDGRGGPGEGTFSSRTTIRFAARRPGESSWVDVVAAGVRKATLNGRPLDVSDYVEDKGIALPDLAAENEVVVHADCRYMNTGEGLHRFVDPVDGGVYLYSQFETADAKRMFACFDQPDLKATYRLVVTAPRDWTVVSNAPVASREDTPQGAVRTTFATSQRMSTYLVALIAGPYAEWRDTYVDEHGTIPLGIYCRASLAEFMDADRLFTETKQGFAFYHDKFGVPYPFTKYDQLFVPEFNAGAMENAGAVTFLEDYVFRSRVTRYSYERRAETLLHEMAHMWFGDLVTMRWWDDLWLNESFATFASVLAQAEATEYTGAWTSFANIEKSWAYRQDQLPSTHPIAADIVDLHAVEVNFDGITYAKGASVLKQLVAYVGLDNFLAGLRVYFTKHAWGNATLADLLAALEQASGRDLSGWSAQWLETTGLNTLRPRFELDENGRYRSFAIDQGGAKPGAGELRTHRVAVGVYNDNGHGKLVRTHRVELDITGATTDVPDLVGTDAGDLVLVNDDDLTYCALRLDPHSLTTLTTRIADITDPLPRTLCWSAAWEMTRNAEFKARDYLTLVASGLPHEDEPGAVEALLDQAHTTLCSYADPAWAAEHGWPTFTRLLLKLAKEAQPGSDRQLTFVNALTKAVLDQSLLDVLAGWFDGSAPLTGLVVDTDLRWRLLHALVAHGKAGDAEIDAELRRDDTATGRRHAERARALRPTPESKATAWERAIHDDDLPNATSDAIIAGFSHPAQTALLTDYADRYLAEIDALWARRSSERALPAVAQLFPSWRIDRDTLAAVDAWLAAEHPDALRRLLVELRAERLVRPLAAREFDRSAA, via the coding sequence GTGCCCGCCCCCAACTTGACTCGTGAACAAGCTCGGCAGCGTGCTGATTTGCTGGAGGTGTCGTCGTATGACATTGAGCTGGATTTGACGGATGGCCGTGGTGGGCCGGGTGAGGGGACGTTTTCGTCTCGGACGACGATCCGGTTCGCTGCGCGGCGGCCGGGGGAGTCGAGTTGGGTGGATGTGGTGGCCGCGGGGGTGCGAAAGGCCACGCTCAACGGCCGGCCCCTGGATGTGTCCGACTATGTCGAGGACAAGGGTATTGCGTTGCCGGATCTGGCGGCGGAGAACGAGGTGGTGGTGCATGCCGACTGCCGGTACATGAACACCGGGGAGGGGTTGCATCGGTTCGTCGATCCCGTCGACGGCGGCGTGTACCTCTACAGCCAGTTTGAGACGGCGGATGCCAAGCGGATGTTCGCCTGTTTCGACCAGCCCGACCTCAAGGCCACCTACCGGCTGGTGGTGACCGCTCCCCGGGATTGGACGGTGGTCTCCAACGCCCCGGTCGCGTCGCGGGAGGACACCCCGCAAGGGGCGGTGCGCACCACCTTCGCCACCTCGCAGCGGATGTCGACGTATCTGGTGGCGTTGATCGCCGGGCCGTATGCCGAGTGGCGGGACACCTACGTCGATGAGCACGGCACGATCCCGCTGGGCATCTACTGTCGGGCCTCGCTGGCGGAGTTCATGGACGCCGACCGGCTGTTTACCGAGACCAAGCAGGGGTTTGCGTTCTACCACGACAAATTCGGGGTGCCGTATCCGTTCACCAAATACGACCAGTTGTTCGTGCCGGAGTTCAACGCCGGGGCGATGGAAAACGCCGGGGCGGTCACCTTCTTGGAAGACTACGTCTTCCGCAGCCGGGTGACCCGCTACTCCTACGAACGGCGCGCCGAGACCCTGCTGCACGAGATGGCGCACATGTGGTTCGGGGACCTGGTCACCATGCGCTGGTGGGACGATCTGTGGCTCAACGAGTCCTTCGCCACCTTCGCCAGTGTGCTGGCCCAGGCCGAGGCCACCGAATACACCGGGGCCTGGACCAGCTTCGCCAACATCGAAAAGTCCTGGGCCTACCGGCAGGACCAGCTGCCCTCCACCCACCCCATCGCCGCCGACATCGTGGATCTGCACGCGGTGGAGGTCAACTTCGACGGCATCACCTACGCCAAAGGCGCCAGCGTGCTCAAGCAACTGGTCGCCTACGTTGGCCTGGACAACTTCCTGGCCGGGCTGCGGGTCTACTTCACCAAACACGCCTGGGGCAACGCCACCCTGGCCGACCTGCTGGCCGCTCTGGAGCAGGCCTCCGGACGCGATCTGTCGGGGTGGAGCGCGCAATGGCTGGAAACCACCGGGTTGAACACCCTGCGCCCCCGCTTCGAACTCGACGAAAACGGCCGGTATCGCTCCTTTGCCATCGACCAGGGCGGAGCCAAACCCGGCGCGGGTGAGCTGCGCACCCACCGGGTCGCGGTGGGGGTCTACAACGACAACGGCCACGGCAAACTCGTGCGCACCCACCGCGTCGAACTCGACATCACCGGCGCCACCACCGACGTCCCCGACCTGGTCGGCACCGACGCCGGGGACCTGGTCCTGGTCAACGACGACGACCTCACCTACTGCGCCCTACGCCTGGACCCGCACTCCCTGACCACCCTGACCACCCGCATCGCCGACATCACCGACCCCCTCCCCCGCACCCTGTGCTGGTCCGCCGCCTGGGAAATGACCCGCAACGCCGAATTCAAAGCACGGGACTACCTGACCCTCGTGGCCTCGGGACTTCCTCACGAAGACGAGCCGGGCGCCGTGGAAGCCCTCCTCGACCAGGCACACACCACGTTGTGTTCCTACGCCGACCCCGCCTGGGCCGCCGAACACGGCTGGCCGACCTTCACGAGGCTGTTGCTGAAGTTGGCGAAGGAAGCACAACCGGGCTCGGATCGGCAACTCACCTTCGTCAACGCCCTCACCAAGGCTGTGCTGGACCAGTCCCTGCTCGACGTGCTGGCGGGATGGTTCGACGGTTCGGCGCCCCTGACCGGGCTCGTGGTCGACACCGATTTGCGGTGGCGGCTGCTGCACGCCCTCGTCGCCCACGGCAAAGCCGGTGACGCCGAGATCGACGCCGAGCTGCGGCGCGACGACACCGCCACCGGCCGCCGCCACGCCGAACGAGCCCGGGCTCTGCGCCCGACGCCGGAGTCCAAGGCCACCGCCTGGGAACGCGCGATCCACGACGATGACCTCCCCAACGCCACCAGCGACGCCATCATCGCGGGCTTTTCCCACCCCGCGCAGACCGCGTTGCTCACCGACTACGCCGACCGCTATCTCGCGGAGATCGACGCGCTGTGGGCGCGACGCTCCAGCGAACGCGCGTTGCCTGCGGTGGCGCAGTTGTTCCCGTCGTGGCGGATCGACCGGGACACCCTGGCGGCCGTGGACGCGTGGCTGGCCGCGGAGCACCCGGACGCCTTGCGTCGGCTTCTCGTGGAGTTACGGGCGGAGCGGCTGGTGCGCCCCTTGGCGGCACGCGAGTTCGACCGGAGCGCCGCGTGA